AGCCTCGCCCTCGTGCTGGTGGTGGGCGCCCTGGTCGGCTTATGGTTCGCCCTGCCCATTCGCACGGTGACCGTCGGCGGCAACGCCCGGCTCAGCGAGGCGCGGGTGCGGGACCTCGCGGGCTTGACCCCCGGTTTCTCCTGGGCGTACTACGGGGCGTGGCGGGCGCGGGCCCTGGGAGAGAATCCCTGGGTGCAGTCGGCGCAGGTCACCCGCCGCTTCCCGGACACGGTGGCGATCTCCGTCACGGAGCGTGTCCCCTTCGCCCGCTGGCGCAGGCCGGACGGGGAGGTGGTGGCCGTGGCCGAGGACGGGACGGTGCTGCCCGGGGCCGGAGACGTCTCGCGGCTTCCTCTGCTGGGAGGGTGGGGACCCGACCGGCTGGGGGACGCCCTGTTCGTCGCCCGGTCGCTGGGGCGTTACAATGTTCAGTCGGTTGCCTACACGCCCTCCGGCGTCACGGCCAAAACCGCACGCGGAACGGTGTGGAGCGGCGACCTCAAGACTCTGCTGAACTACGCCGGGGCCCTGACACAGTTTCCCGGCAAGCAAATCCACATCTATCCCTGGGGGGTGAGCGTCCAGAAATGAAGGACAACCCGATTATCGTGGGGCTGGACATCGGCACCACCAAAATCACCACCGTCATCGGCGAGGTCGCCCCGAACGGCACCGTGGACATCATCGGCGAGGGCAGCGTCGCCAGCGAGGGCATGAAGCGCGGCGCGGTCGTCAACCTCGAGCGGGCCACCCACGCGATCCGCCAGTCGGTGCAGATCGCCGAGCGGGTCAGCGGCGTGCGGGTGGGCAGCGTCTTCGTGTCCGTCGCCGGGAACCACGCCAAGGCGATCACCAGCCACGGCCTCGCCGCCATCCGCCGCAATCAGGAGATCACCCAGGCCGACGTGGACCGCGCCATCGAGAACGCTCGCGCGGTGCCCCTCGACCCCAACCTCGAGATCCTGCATACCCTGCCGCAGGAGTACGTCGTGGACGGCCAGGAGGGCATCAAGAGCCCGGTCGGGATGCACGGGGTGCGGCTGGAGGTGGACGTGCACATCGTCGCCGGGACTGCCGGGCCGCTGCTGAACCTGCGGCGCTGCGTGCAGGAGGCGGGGGTCCGGGTCGAGGGCTTCGTCCTTCAGGCGCTCGCCTCGGGCCTCGCCACGCTGGAGGCCGCCGAGCAGGCGAACACGGTCATCGTGATCGACCTGGGCGGCGGCACGACGGACGTGAGCGTCTTCAAGCGCGGCAACCTCGCCCACTCGTCGTGCATCCCCATCGGGGGCGAGCACGTGACCGCCGACCTCGCACAGATTCTCAAGCTGCCCACCGAGGAGGCCGAGAACGTCAAGCGCAAGTACGGGGCCGCTATCCCCGAACTCGCCGACCCCGACCTGACGCTGGAGATCACCACCTCCACGGGGGGGACGCACGCGATCAGCGCCTTCGAGCTGTCGAGGATCATCAAGCCGCGCCTCGCCGAGATCTTCGGCATGGTCCGCGACGAGATCGACCAGGCGCTCGGGCCGGTGGAACTCGTGGCGCAGGGGGTGGTGCTCACGGGCGGCGCCTCGTTGCTGCGGGGCACGACCGAACTCGCCCGCGACCGCTTCCGGCTGCCGGTGCGGCAGGGGCGCCCGCGCGGCATCGGCGGGCTCACCGACATCGTGAGCGGCCCGGCGCACTCGGCGGGGGTGGGGCTGGTGCTGTACGGGATCGGGCAGGACGGCAAGGTGCCGACCTCCGTCTTTCAGGAGGAGCCCAAGCCGGCGGCGCCCACGCCTCCCGCACCGAATAAAGGCCCCAAGGCCGGGGACGAGGTGGTCTCCACCACGGTCGTCACCCCGGCCCCGCCCAAGAAGGAGAAAGCGGAGAAAGCCAAGCCCAAGGAGGGCGCGAGCCTGATGGACCGGCTGCGCAACGTCTTCAAAGACTGGATGTGACGCCCCTCTCGG
This genomic interval from Deinococcus aestuarii contains the following:
- the ftsA gene encoding cell division protein FtsA; this encodes MKDNPIIVGLDIGTTKITTVIGEVAPNGTVDIIGEGSVASEGMKRGAVVNLERATHAIRQSVQIAERVSGVRVGSVFVSVAGNHAKAITSHGLAAIRRNQEITQADVDRAIENARAVPLDPNLEILHTLPQEYVVDGQEGIKSPVGMHGVRLEVDVHIVAGTAGPLLNLRRCVQEAGVRVEGFVLQALASGLATLEAAEQANTVIVIDLGGGTTDVSVFKRGNLAHSSCIPIGGEHVTADLAQILKLPTEEAENVKRKYGAAIPELADPDLTLEITTSTGGTHAISAFELSRIIKPRLAEIFGMVRDEIDQALGPVELVAQGVVLTGGASLLRGTTELARDRFRLPVRQGRPRGIGGLTDIVSGPAHSAGVGLVLYGIGQDGKVPTSVFQEEPKPAAPTPPAPNKGPKAGDEVVSTTVVTPAPPKKEKAEKAKPKEGASLMDRLRNVFKDWM
- a CDS encoding cell division protein FtsQ/DivIB, whose protein sequence is MIDSEPRLLNRRVPQDPPPEPASPPPAGEVAPVSAFGARERARRQRLLWVSLALVLVVGALVGLWFALPIRTVTVGGNARLSEARVRDLAGLTPGFSWAYYGAWRARALGENPWVQSAQVTRRFPDTVAISVTERVPFARWRRPDGEVVAVAEDGTVLPGAGDVSRLPLLGGWGPDRLGDALFVARSLGRYNVQSVAYTPSGVTAKTARGTVWSGDLKTLLNYAGALTQFPGKQIHIYPWGVSVQK